A stretch of the Macaca mulatta isolate MMU2019108-1 chromosome 16, T2T-MMU8v2.0, whole genome shotgun sequence genome encodes the following:
- the HDAC5 gene encoding histone deacetylase 5 isoform X8 has product MPSSMGGGGGGSPSPVELRGALVGSVDPTLREQQLQQELLALKQQQQLQKQLLFAEFQKQHDHLTRQHEVQLQKHLKQQQEMLAAKQQQEMLAAKRQQELEQQRQREQQRQEELEKQRLEQQLLILRNKEKSKESAIASTEVKLRLQEFLLSKSKEPTPGGLNHSLPQHPKCWGAHHASLDQSSPPQSGPPGTPPSYKLPLPGPYDSRDDFPLRKTASEPNLKVRSRLKQKVAERRSSPLLRRKDGTVISTFKKRAVEITGAGPGASSVCNSAPGSGPSSPNSSHSTIAENGFTGSVPNIPTEMLPQHRALPLDSSPNQFSLYTSPSLPNISLGLQATVTVTNSHLTASPKLSTQQEAERQALQSLRQGGTLTGKFMSTSSIPGCLLGVALEGDGSPHGHASLLQHVLLLEQARQQSTLIAVPLHGQSPLVTGERVATSMRTVGKLPRHRPLSRTQSSPLPQSPQALQQLVMQQQHQQFLEKQKQQQLQLGKILTKTGELPRQPTTHPEETEEELTEQQEALLGEGALTMPREGSTESESTQEDLEEEEEEEDGEEEEDCIQVKDEEGESGAEEGPDSEEPGAGYKKLFSDAQPLQPLQVYQAPLSLATVPHQALGRTQSSPAAPGGMKSPPDQPVKHLFTTGVVYDTFMLKHQCMCGNTHVHPEHAGRIQSIWSRLQETGLLSKCERIRGRKATLDEIQTVHSEYHTLLYGTSPLNRQKLDNKKLLGPISQKMYAVLPCGGIGVDSDTVWNEMHSSSAVRMAVGCLLELAFKVAAGELKNGFAIIRPPGHHAEESTAMGFCFFNSVAITAKLLQQKLNVGKVLIVDWDIHHGNGTQQAFYNDPSVLYISLHRYDNGNFFPGSGAPEEVGGGPGVGYNVNVAWTGGVDPPIGDVEYLTAFRTVVMPIAHEFSPDVVLVSAGFDAVEGHLSPLGGYSVTARCFGHLTRQLMTLAGGRVVLALEGGHDLTAICDASEACVSALLSVELQPLDEAVLQQKPNINAVATLEKVIEIQSKHWSCVQKFAAGLGRSLREAQAGETEEAETVSAMALLSVGAEQAQAAAAREHSPRPAEEPMEQEPAL; this is encoded by the exons ATGCCCAGTTCcatggggggtgggggtggaggcagCCCCAGCCCTGTGGAGCTACGGGGTGCTCTGGTGGGCTCTGTGGATCCCACACTGCGGGAGCAGCAACTGCAGCAGGAGCTCCTGGCGCtcaagcagcagcagcagctgcagaaGCAGCTCCTGTTCGCTGAGTTCCAGAAACAGCATGACCACCTGACAAGGCAGCATGAGGTCCAGCTACAGAAGCACCTCAAG cagcagcaggagatgCTGGCAGCCAAGCAGCAGCAGGAGATGCTGGCAGCCAAGCGGCAGCAGGAGCTGGAGCAGCAGCGGCAGCGGGAGCAGCAGCGGCAGGAAGAGCTGGAGAAGCAGCGGCTGGAGCAGCAGCTGCTCATCCTGCGGAACAAGGAGAAGAGCAAAGAGA GTGCCATTGCCAGCACCGAGGTAAAGCTGAGGCTCCAGGAATTCCTCTTGTCGAAGTCAAAGGAGCCCACACCAGGCGGCCTCAACCATTCCCTCCCACAGCACCCCAAATGCTG gggaGCCCACCATGCTTCTTTGGACCAGAGTTCCCCTCCCCAGAGCGGCCCCCCTGGGACGCCTCCCTCCTACAAACTGCCTTTGCCTGGGCCCTACGACAGTCGAGATGACTTCCCCCTCCGCAAAACAG CCTCTGAACCCAACTTGAAAGTGCGTTCAAGGCTAAAACAGAAGGTGGCCGAGCGGAGAAGCAGTCCCCTCCTGCGTCGCAAGGATGGGACTGTTATTAGCACCTTTAAGAAAAGAGCTGTTGAGATCACAGGTGCCGGGCCTGGGG CGTCGTCCGTGTGTAACAGCGCACCTGGCTCCGGCCCCAGCTCTCCCAACAGCTCCCACAGCACCATCGCTGAGAATGGCTTTACTGGCTCAGTCCCCAACATCCCCACCGAG ATGCTCCCCCAGCACCGAGCCCTCCCTCTGGACAGCTCCCCCAACCAGTTCAGCCTCTACACGTCTCCTTCTCTGCCCAACATCTCCTTAGGGCTGCAGGCCACGGTCACTGTCACCAACTCACACCTCACT GCCTCCCCGAAGCTGTCGACACAGCAGGAGGCCGAGAGGCAGGCCCTCCAGTCCCTGCGGCAGGGTGGCACGCTGACGGGCAAGTTCATGAGCACATCCTCTATCCCTGGCTGCCTGCTGGGCGTGGCACTGGAGGGCGACGGGAGCCCCCACGGGCATGCCTCCCTGCTGCAGCATGTGCTGTTGCTGGAGCAGGCCCGGCAGCAGAGCACCCTCATTGCTG TGCCACTCCACGGGCAGTCCCCACTAGTGACGGGTGAACGTGTGGCCACCAGCATGCGGACGGTGGGCAAGCTCCCGCGGCATCGGCCCCTGAGCCGCACTCAGTCCTCACCGCTGCCGCAGAGTCCCCAGGCCCTGCAGCAGCTGGTCATGCAACAACAGCACCAGCAGttcctggagaagcagaagcagcagcagctacAGCTGGGCAAG ATCCTCACCAAGACAGGGGAGCTGCCCAGGCAGCCCACCACCCACCCTGAGGAGACAGAAGAGGAGCTGACAGAGCAGCAGGAGGCCTTGCTGGGGGAGGGAGCCCTGACCATGCCCCGGGAGGGCTCCACAGAGAGTGAGAGCACACAGGAagacctggaggaggaggaggaggaagaggatggggaggaggaggaggattgcATCCAGGTCAAGGACGAGGAGGGCGAGAGTGGTGCTGAGGAGGGGCCCGACTCGGAGGAGCCTGGTGCTGGTTACAAAAAA CTGTTCTCAGATGCCCAGCCGCTGCAGCCGCTGCAGGTGTACCAGGCGCCCCTCAGCCtggccactgtgccccaccaggCCCTGGGCCGCACCCAGTCCTCCCCTGCTGCCCCTGGGGGCATGAAGAGCCCCCCAGACCAGCCCGTCAAGCACCTCTTCACCACAG GTGTGGTCTACGACACGTTCATGCTGAAGCACCAGTGCATGTGCGGGAACACACACGTGCACCCTGAGCATGCTGGCCGGATCCAGAGCATCTGGTCCCGGCTGCAGGAGACAGGCCTGCTTAGCAAGTGCGAG CGAATCCGGGGTCGCAAAGCCACGCTAGATGAGATCCAGACAGTGCACTCTGAATACCACACCCTGCTGTATGGGACCAGCCCCCTCAACCGGCAGAAGCTGGACAACAAGAAGTTGCTTG GCCCCATCAGCCAGAAGATGTATGCTGTGCTGCCTTGTGGGGGAATCGGG GTGGACAGTGACACCGTCTGGAATGAGATGCATTCCTCCAGTGCTGTGCGCATGGCGGTGGGCTGCCTGCTGGAGCTGGCCTTCAAGGTGGCTGCAGGAGAGCTCAAG AATGGATTTGCCATCATCCGGCCGCCAGGACACCATGCCGAGGAATCCACAGCCAT GGGATTCTGCTTCTTCAACTCTGTAGCCATCACTGCAAAACTCCTACAGCAGAAGTTGAACGTGGGCAAGGTCCTCATCGTGGACTGG GACATTCACCATGGCAATGGCACCCAGCAGGCGTTCTACAATGACCCCTCTGTGCTCTACATCTCACTGCATCGCTATGACAACGGGAACTTCTttccaggctctggggctcctgaAGAG GTTGGTGGAGGGCCAGGTGTGGGGTACAATGTGAACGTGGCATGGACAGGAGGCGTGGACCCCCCCATTGGAGACGTGGAGTACCTTACAGCCTTCAG GACAGTGGTGATGCCCATTGCCCACGAGTTCTCACCTGACGTGGTCCTAGTCTCTGCTGGGTTTGATGCTGTTGAAGGACATCTGTCTCCTCTGGGTGGCTACTCTGTCACCGCCAGAT GTTTTGGCCACTTGACCAGGCAGCTGATGACCCTGGCAGGGGGCCGGGTGGTGCTGGCCCTGGAGGGAGGCCATGACTTGACCGCCATCTGTGATGCCTCTGAGGCTTGTGTTTCGGCTCTGCTCAGTGTAGAG CTGCAGCCCTTGGACGAGGCAGTCTTGCAGCAAAAGCCCAACATCAACGCAGTGGCCACGCTAGAGAAAGTCATCGAGATCCAGA GCAAACACTGGAGCTGTGTGCAGAAGTTTGCCGCTGGTCTGGGCCGTTCCCTgcgggaggcccaggcaggtgagaCCGAGGAGGCCGAGACTGTGAGCGCCATGGCCTTGCTGTCGGTGGGGGCTGAGcaggcccaggctgcagcagcCCGGGAACACAGCCCCAG GCCGGCAGAGGAGCCCATGGAGCAGGAGCCTGCCCTGTGA
- the HDAC5 gene encoding histone deacetylase 5 isoform X9: MPSSMGGGGGGSPSPVELRGALVGSVDPTLREQQLQQELLALKQQQQLQKQLLFAEFQKQHDHLTRQHEVQLQKHLKQQQEMLAAKQQQEMLAAKRQQELEQQRQREQQRQEELEKQRLEQQLLILRNKEKSKESAIASTEVKLRLQEFLLSKSKEPTPGGLNHSLPQHPKCWGAHHASLDQSSPPQSGPPGTPPSYKLPLPGPYDSRDDFPLRKTASEPNLKVRSRLKQKVAERRSSPLLRRKDGTVISTFKKRAVEITASSVCNSAPGSGPSSPNSSHSTIAENGFTGSVPNIPTEMLPQHRALPLDSSPNQFSLYTSPSLPNISLGLQATVTVTNSHLTASPKLSTQQEAERQALQSLRQGGTLTGKFMSTSSIPGCLLGVALEGDGSPHGHASLLQHVLLLEQARQQSTLIAVPLHGQSPLVTGERVATSMRTVGKLPRHRPLSRTQSSPLPQSPQALQQLVMQQQHQQFLEKQKQQQLQLGKILTKTGELPRQPTTHPEETEEELTEQQEALLGEGALTMPREGSTESESTQEDLEEEEEEEDGEEEEDCIQVKDEEGESGAEEGPDSEEPGAGYKKLFSDAQPLQPLQVYQAPLSLATVPHQALGRTQSSPAAPGGMKSPPDQPVKHLFTTGVVYDTFMLKHQCMCGNTHVHPEHAGRIQSIWSRLQETGLLSKCERIRGRKATLDEIQTVHSEYHTLLYGTSPLNRQKLDNKKLLGPISQKMYAVLPCGGIGVDSDTVWNEMHSSSAVRMAVGCLLELAFKVAAGELKNGFAIIRPPGHHAEESTAMGFCFFNSVAITAKLLQQKLNVGKVLIVDWDIHHGNGTQQAFYNDPSVLYISLHRYDNGNFFPGSGAPEEVGGGPGVGYNVNVAWTGGVDPPIGDVEYLTAFRTVVMPIAHEFSPDVVLVSAGFDAVEGHLSPLGGYSVTARCFGHLTRQLMTLAGGRVVLALEGGHDLTAICDASEACVSALLSVELQPLDEAVLQQKPNINAVATLEKVIEIQSKHWSCVQKFAAGLGRSLREAQAGETEEAETVSAMALLSVGAEQAQAAAAREHSPRPAEEPMEQEPAL; the protein is encoded by the exons ATGCCCAGTTCcatggggggtgggggtggaggcagCCCCAGCCCTGTGGAGCTACGGGGTGCTCTGGTGGGCTCTGTGGATCCCACACTGCGGGAGCAGCAACTGCAGCAGGAGCTCCTGGCGCtcaagcagcagcagcagctgcagaaGCAGCTCCTGTTCGCTGAGTTCCAGAAACAGCATGACCACCTGACAAGGCAGCATGAGGTCCAGCTACAGAAGCACCTCAAG cagcagcaggagatgCTGGCAGCCAAGCAGCAGCAGGAGATGCTGGCAGCCAAGCGGCAGCAGGAGCTGGAGCAGCAGCGGCAGCGGGAGCAGCAGCGGCAGGAAGAGCTGGAGAAGCAGCGGCTGGAGCAGCAGCTGCTCATCCTGCGGAACAAGGAGAAGAGCAAAGAGA GTGCCATTGCCAGCACCGAGGTAAAGCTGAGGCTCCAGGAATTCCTCTTGTCGAAGTCAAAGGAGCCCACACCAGGCGGCCTCAACCATTCCCTCCCACAGCACCCCAAATGCTG gggaGCCCACCATGCTTCTTTGGACCAGAGTTCCCCTCCCCAGAGCGGCCCCCCTGGGACGCCTCCCTCCTACAAACTGCCTTTGCCTGGGCCCTACGACAGTCGAGATGACTTCCCCCTCCGCAAAACAG CCTCTGAACCCAACTTGAAAGTGCGTTCAAGGCTAAAACAGAAGGTGGCCGAGCGGAGAAGCAGTCCCCTCCTGCGTCGCAAGGATGGGACTGTTATTAGCACCTTTAAGAAAAGAGCTGTTGAGATCACAG CGTCGTCCGTGTGTAACAGCGCACCTGGCTCCGGCCCCAGCTCTCCCAACAGCTCCCACAGCACCATCGCTGAGAATGGCTTTACTGGCTCAGTCCCCAACATCCCCACCGAG ATGCTCCCCCAGCACCGAGCCCTCCCTCTGGACAGCTCCCCCAACCAGTTCAGCCTCTACACGTCTCCTTCTCTGCCCAACATCTCCTTAGGGCTGCAGGCCACGGTCACTGTCACCAACTCACACCTCACT GCCTCCCCGAAGCTGTCGACACAGCAGGAGGCCGAGAGGCAGGCCCTCCAGTCCCTGCGGCAGGGTGGCACGCTGACGGGCAAGTTCATGAGCACATCCTCTATCCCTGGCTGCCTGCTGGGCGTGGCACTGGAGGGCGACGGGAGCCCCCACGGGCATGCCTCCCTGCTGCAGCATGTGCTGTTGCTGGAGCAGGCCCGGCAGCAGAGCACCCTCATTGCTG TGCCACTCCACGGGCAGTCCCCACTAGTGACGGGTGAACGTGTGGCCACCAGCATGCGGACGGTGGGCAAGCTCCCGCGGCATCGGCCCCTGAGCCGCACTCAGTCCTCACCGCTGCCGCAGAGTCCCCAGGCCCTGCAGCAGCTGGTCATGCAACAACAGCACCAGCAGttcctggagaagcagaagcagcagcagctacAGCTGGGCAAG ATCCTCACCAAGACAGGGGAGCTGCCCAGGCAGCCCACCACCCACCCTGAGGAGACAGAAGAGGAGCTGACAGAGCAGCAGGAGGCCTTGCTGGGGGAGGGAGCCCTGACCATGCCCCGGGAGGGCTCCACAGAGAGTGAGAGCACACAGGAagacctggaggaggaggaggaggaagaggatggggaggaggaggaggattgcATCCAGGTCAAGGACGAGGAGGGCGAGAGTGGTGCTGAGGAGGGGCCCGACTCGGAGGAGCCTGGTGCTGGTTACAAAAAA CTGTTCTCAGATGCCCAGCCGCTGCAGCCGCTGCAGGTGTACCAGGCGCCCCTCAGCCtggccactgtgccccaccaggCCCTGGGCCGCACCCAGTCCTCCCCTGCTGCCCCTGGGGGCATGAAGAGCCCCCCAGACCAGCCCGTCAAGCACCTCTTCACCACAG GTGTGGTCTACGACACGTTCATGCTGAAGCACCAGTGCATGTGCGGGAACACACACGTGCACCCTGAGCATGCTGGCCGGATCCAGAGCATCTGGTCCCGGCTGCAGGAGACAGGCCTGCTTAGCAAGTGCGAG CGAATCCGGGGTCGCAAAGCCACGCTAGATGAGATCCAGACAGTGCACTCTGAATACCACACCCTGCTGTATGGGACCAGCCCCCTCAACCGGCAGAAGCTGGACAACAAGAAGTTGCTTG GCCCCATCAGCCAGAAGATGTATGCTGTGCTGCCTTGTGGGGGAATCGGG GTGGACAGTGACACCGTCTGGAATGAGATGCATTCCTCCAGTGCTGTGCGCATGGCGGTGGGCTGCCTGCTGGAGCTGGCCTTCAAGGTGGCTGCAGGAGAGCTCAAG AATGGATTTGCCATCATCCGGCCGCCAGGACACCATGCCGAGGAATCCACAGCCAT GGGATTCTGCTTCTTCAACTCTGTAGCCATCACTGCAAAACTCCTACAGCAGAAGTTGAACGTGGGCAAGGTCCTCATCGTGGACTGG GACATTCACCATGGCAATGGCACCCAGCAGGCGTTCTACAATGACCCCTCTGTGCTCTACATCTCACTGCATCGCTATGACAACGGGAACTTCTttccaggctctggggctcctgaAGAG GTTGGTGGAGGGCCAGGTGTGGGGTACAATGTGAACGTGGCATGGACAGGAGGCGTGGACCCCCCCATTGGAGACGTGGAGTACCTTACAGCCTTCAG GACAGTGGTGATGCCCATTGCCCACGAGTTCTCACCTGACGTGGTCCTAGTCTCTGCTGGGTTTGATGCTGTTGAAGGACATCTGTCTCCTCTGGGTGGCTACTCTGTCACCGCCAGAT GTTTTGGCCACTTGACCAGGCAGCTGATGACCCTGGCAGGGGGCCGGGTGGTGCTGGCCCTGGAGGGAGGCCATGACTTGACCGCCATCTGTGATGCCTCTGAGGCTTGTGTTTCGGCTCTGCTCAGTGTAGAG CTGCAGCCCTTGGACGAGGCAGTCTTGCAGCAAAAGCCCAACATCAACGCAGTGGCCACGCTAGAGAAAGTCATCGAGATCCAGA GCAAACACTGGAGCTGTGTGCAGAAGTTTGCCGCTGGTCTGGGCCGTTCCCTgcgggaggcccaggcaggtgagaCCGAGGAGGCCGAGACTGTGAGCGCCATGGCCTTGCTGTCGGTGGGGGCTGAGcaggcccaggctgcagcagcCCGGGAACACAGCCCCAG GCCGGCAGAGGAGCCCATGGAGCAGGAGCCTGCCCTGTGA
- the HDAC5 gene encoding histone deacetylase 5 isoform X4 has translation MNSPNESDGMSGREPSLEILPRTSLHSIPVTVEVKPVLPRAMPSSMGGGGGGSPSPVELRGALVGSVDPTLREQQLQQELLALKQQQQLQKQLLFAEFQKQHDHLTRQHEVQLQKHLKQQQEMLAAKQQQEMLAAKRQQELEQQRQREQQRQEELEKQRLEQQLLILRNKEKSKESAIASTEVKLRLQEFLLSKSKEPTPGGLNHSLPQHPKCWGAHHASLDQSSPPQSGPPGTPPSYKLPLPGPYDSRDDFPLRKTASEPNLKVRSRLKQKVAERRSSPLLRRKDGTVISTFKKRAVEITGAGPGASSVCNSAPGSGPSSPNSSHSTIAENGFTGSVPNIPTEMLPQHRALPLDSSPNQFSLYTSPSLPNISLGLQATVTVTNSHLTASPKLSTQQEAERQALQSLRQGGTLTGKFMSTSSIPGCLLGVALEGDGSPHGHASLLQHVLLLEQARQQSTLIAVPLHGQSPLVTGERVATSMRTVGKLPRHRPLSRTQSSPLPQSPQALQQLVMQQQHQQFLEKQKQQQLQLGKILTKTGELPRQPTTHPEETEEELTEQQEALLGEGALTMPREGSTESESTQEDLEEEEEEEDGEEEEDCIQVKDEEGESGAEEGPDSEEPGAGYKKLFSDAQPLQPLQVYQAPLSLATVPHQALGRTQSSPAAPGGMKSPPDQPVKHLFTTGVVYDTFMLKHQCMCGNTHVHPEHAGRIQSIWSRLQETGLLSKCERIRGRKATLDEIQTVHSEYHTLLYGTSPLNRQKLDNKKLLGPISQKMYAVLPCGGIGVDSDTVWNEMHSSSAVRMAVGCLLELAFKVAAGELKNGFAIIRPPGHHAEESTAMGFCFFNSVAITAKLLQQKLNVGKVLIVDWDIHHGNGTQQAFYNDPSVLYISLHRYDNGNFFPGSGAPEEVGGGPGVGYNVNVAWTGGVDPPIGDVEYLTAFRTVVMPIAHEFSPDVVLVSAGFDAVEGHLSPLGGYSVTARCFGHLTRQLMTLAGGRVVLALEGGHDLTAICDASEACVSALLSVELQPLDEAVLQQKPNINAVATLEKVIEIQSKHWSCVQKFAAGLGRSLREAQAGETEEAETVSAMALLSVGAEQAQAAAAREHSPRPAEEPMEQEPAL, from the exons ATGAACTCTCCCAACGAGTCGG ATGGGATGTCAGGCCGGGAACCATCCTTGGAAATCCTGCCGCGGACTTCTCTGCACAGCATCCCTGTGACAG TGGAGGTGAAGCCGGTGCTGCCAAGAGCCATGCCCAGTTCcatggggggtgggggtggaggcagCCCCAGCCCTGTGGAGCTACGGGGTGCTCTGGTGGGCTCTGTGGATCCCACACTGCGGGAGCAGCAACTGCAGCAGGAGCTCCTGGCGCtcaagcagcagcagcagctgcagaaGCAGCTCCTGTTCGCTGAGTTCCAGAAACAGCATGACCACCTGACAAGGCAGCATGAGGTCCAGCTACAGAAGCACCTCAAG cagcagcaggagatgCTGGCAGCCAAGCAGCAGCAGGAGATGCTGGCAGCCAAGCGGCAGCAGGAGCTGGAGCAGCAGCGGCAGCGGGAGCAGCAGCGGCAGGAAGAGCTGGAGAAGCAGCGGCTGGAGCAGCAGCTGCTCATCCTGCGGAACAAGGAGAAGAGCAAAGAGA GTGCCATTGCCAGCACCGAGGTAAAGCTGAGGCTCCAGGAATTCCTCTTGTCGAAGTCAAAGGAGCCCACACCAGGCGGCCTCAACCATTCCCTCCCACAGCACCCCAAATGCTG gggaGCCCACCATGCTTCTTTGGACCAGAGTTCCCCTCCCCAGAGCGGCCCCCCTGGGACGCCTCCCTCCTACAAACTGCCTTTGCCTGGGCCCTACGACAGTCGAGATGACTTCCCCCTCCGCAAAACAG CCTCTGAACCCAACTTGAAAGTGCGTTCAAGGCTAAAACAGAAGGTGGCCGAGCGGAGAAGCAGTCCCCTCCTGCGTCGCAAGGATGGGACTGTTATTAGCACCTTTAAGAAAAGAGCTGTTGAGATCACAGGTGCCGGGCCTGGGG CGTCGTCCGTGTGTAACAGCGCACCTGGCTCCGGCCCCAGCTCTCCCAACAGCTCCCACAGCACCATCGCTGAGAATGGCTTTACTGGCTCAGTCCCCAACATCCCCACCGAG ATGCTCCCCCAGCACCGAGCCCTCCCTCTGGACAGCTCCCCCAACCAGTTCAGCCTCTACACGTCTCCTTCTCTGCCCAACATCTCCTTAGGGCTGCAGGCCACGGTCACTGTCACCAACTCACACCTCACT GCCTCCCCGAAGCTGTCGACACAGCAGGAGGCCGAGAGGCAGGCCCTCCAGTCCCTGCGGCAGGGTGGCACGCTGACGGGCAAGTTCATGAGCACATCCTCTATCCCTGGCTGCCTGCTGGGCGTGGCACTGGAGGGCGACGGGAGCCCCCACGGGCATGCCTCCCTGCTGCAGCATGTGCTGTTGCTGGAGCAGGCCCGGCAGCAGAGCACCCTCATTGCTG TGCCACTCCACGGGCAGTCCCCACTAGTGACGGGTGAACGTGTGGCCACCAGCATGCGGACGGTGGGCAAGCTCCCGCGGCATCGGCCCCTGAGCCGCACTCAGTCCTCACCGCTGCCGCAGAGTCCCCAGGCCCTGCAGCAGCTGGTCATGCAACAACAGCACCAGCAGttcctggagaagcagaagcagcagcagctacAGCTGGGCAAG ATCCTCACCAAGACAGGGGAGCTGCCCAGGCAGCCCACCACCCACCCTGAGGAGACAGAAGAGGAGCTGACAGAGCAGCAGGAGGCCTTGCTGGGGGAGGGAGCCCTGACCATGCCCCGGGAGGGCTCCACAGAGAGTGAGAGCACACAGGAagacctggaggaggaggaggaggaagaggatggggaggaggaggaggattgcATCCAGGTCAAGGACGAGGAGGGCGAGAGTGGTGCTGAGGAGGGGCCCGACTCGGAGGAGCCTGGTGCTGGTTACAAAAAA CTGTTCTCAGATGCCCAGCCGCTGCAGCCGCTGCAGGTGTACCAGGCGCCCCTCAGCCtggccactgtgccccaccaggCCCTGGGCCGCACCCAGTCCTCCCCTGCTGCCCCTGGGGGCATGAAGAGCCCCCCAGACCAGCCCGTCAAGCACCTCTTCACCACAG GTGTGGTCTACGACACGTTCATGCTGAAGCACCAGTGCATGTGCGGGAACACACACGTGCACCCTGAGCATGCTGGCCGGATCCAGAGCATCTGGTCCCGGCTGCAGGAGACAGGCCTGCTTAGCAAGTGCGAG CGAATCCGGGGTCGCAAAGCCACGCTAGATGAGATCCAGACAGTGCACTCTGAATACCACACCCTGCTGTATGGGACCAGCCCCCTCAACCGGCAGAAGCTGGACAACAAGAAGTTGCTTG GCCCCATCAGCCAGAAGATGTATGCTGTGCTGCCTTGTGGGGGAATCGGG GTGGACAGTGACACCGTCTGGAATGAGATGCATTCCTCCAGTGCTGTGCGCATGGCGGTGGGCTGCCTGCTGGAGCTGGCCTTCAAGGTGGCTGCAGGAGAGCTCAAG AATGGATTTGCCATCATCCGGCCGCCAGGACACCATGCCGAGGAATCCACAGCCAT GGGATTCTGCTTCTTCAACTCTGTAGCCATCACTGCAAAACTCCTACAGCAGAAGTTGAACGTGGGCAAGGTCCTCATCGTGGACTGG GACATTCACCATGGCAATGGCACCCAGCAGGCGTTCTACAATGACCCCTCTGTGCTCTACATCTCACTGCATCGCTATGACAACGGGAACTTCTttccaggctctggggctcctgaAGAG GTTGGTGGAGGGCCAGGTGTGGGGTACAATGTGAACGTGGCATGGACAGGAGGCGTGGACCCCCCCATTGGAGACGTGGAGTACCTTACAGCCTTCAG GACAGTGGTGATGCCCATTGCCCACGAGTTCTCACCTGACGTGGTCCTAGTCTCTGCTGGGTTTGATGCTGTTGAAGGACATCTGTCTCCTCTGGGTGGCTACTCTGTCACCGCCAGAT GTTTTGGCCACTTGACCAGGCAGCTGATGACCCTGGCAGGGGGCCGGGTGGTGCTGGCCCTGGAGGGAGGCCATGACTTGACCGCCATCTGTGATGCCTCTGAGGCTTGTGTTTCGGCTCTGCTCAGTGTAGAG CTGCAGCCCTTGGACGAGGCAGTCTTGCAGCAAAAGCCCAACATCAACGCAGTGGCCACGCTAGAGAAAGTCATCGAGATCCAGA GCAAACACTGGAGCTGTGTGCAGAAGTTTGCCGCTGGTCTGGGCCGTTCCCTgcgggaggcccaggcaggtgagaCCGAGGAGGCCGAGACTGTGAGCGCCATGGCCTTGCTGTCGGTGGGGGCTGAGcaggcccaggctgcagcagcCCGGGAACACAGCCCCAG GCCGGCAGAGGAGCCCATGGAGCAGGAGCCTGCCCTGTGA